Proteins encoded within one genomic window of Streptomyces sp. NBC_01314:
- a CDS encoding carbohydrate ABC transporter permease — MPTRAPRRRRNLAPVAFVAPFLLLFLLTFALPIGYAVYQSVMDVEHTGALGLGGSRTVFVALSNYSDALSDHAFLRSIGRVLLFAAVQVPVMVALSAGLALLLDSASARGVRFFRAAFFLPYGVPGVIASILWGFLYVPGVSPLVDGMRHLGVSVDLLGGNTVLWSIANIVTWEFAGYNVLVLVAQLRTIPAELYEAARIDGASAWMTVRHVKLPLLRPALILTTVFTIIGTLQLFAEPLVLKPVSSSIDSAYTPNLSAYNEAFTNDNYHLAAAEAVLLALAAFVLSFGFLRLINKRGEDA; from the coding sequence ATGCCCACCCGAGCGCCCCGCCGCCGCAGAAATCTGGCGCCCGTCGCCTTCGTCGCGCCGTTCCTCCTGCTGTTCCTACTGACCTTCGCCCTCCCCATCGGCTACGCCGTCTACCAGAGCGTCATGGATGTCGAGCACACCGGAGCCCTGGGGCTCGGCGGCAGCCGTACCGTCTTCGTAGCGCTGAGCAACTACTCCGACGCGTTGTCCGATCACGCCTTTCTGCGCAGCATCGGTCGCGTACTGCTGTTCGCGGCCGTCCAGGTGCCGGTGATGGTCGCGTTGTCGGCCGGGCTCGCGCTGCTGCTGGACAGCGCCTCGGCCAGAGGCGTGCGGTTCTTCCGCGCCGCCTTCTTCCTGCCCTACGGCGTTCCGGGTGTCATCGCGTCCATCCTGTGGGGCTTCTTGTACGTTCCGGGAGTCAGCCCTCTCGTGGACGGCATGCGCCACCTGGGTGTCTCGGTCGACCTGCTGGGCGGAAACACGGTTCTGTGGTCCATCGCGAACATCGTCACGTGGGAGTTCGCCGGCTACAACGTTCTGGTTCTCGTCGCCCAGTTGCGTACCATCCCCGCGGAGCTGTACGAGGCCGCCCGCATCGACGGCGCCAGTGCGTGGATGACGGTCCGGCACGTCAAACTGCCGCTGCTGCGCCCGGCGCTGATCCTCACCACGGTCTTCACCATCATCGGCACGCTGCAACTGTTCGCAGAACCGCTGGTGCTCAAGCCCGTCTCATCGAGTATCGACAGCGCCTACACCCCCAACCTCAGCGCCTACAACGAGGCGTTCACCAACGACAACTACCACCTCGCCGCTGCCGAGGCAGTGCTGCTCGCCCTCGCCGCGTTCGTGCTCTCCTTCGGCTTTCTGCGGCTGATCAACAAGAGAGGTGAGGACGCGTGA